The following proteins are encoded in a genomic region of Streptomyces cathayae:
- a CDS encoding SDR family oxidoreductase: MVEAVRDAGVVVTGAGGGIGAALARRFAAEGARVVVNDLDAGRAGAVAGEIGGIAVPGDASATVAEARDALGGTIDVYCANAGLASGGSEAAGEEVWARAWDVNVMAHVRAAEALFPAWLERGGGRFVSTVSAAGLLTMIGAAPYSVTKHGAYAFAEWLSLTYRHRGVKVHAICPQGVRTDMLTDSGSAGDLVLRPTAIELEGVADALFKGMEEDRFLILPHPEVADFYQARAAHPDR, from the coding sequence ATGGTGGAAGCCGTGCGGGATGCGGGAGTGGTCGTCACCGGGGCCGGAGGGGGCATCGGCGCCGCGCTGGCCCGCCGGTTCGCCGCCGAGGGGGCGCGGGTCGTCGTCAACGACCTCGACGCCGGGAGGGCGGGGGCCGTCGCCGGGGAGATCGGCGGCATCGCGGTGCCGGGCGACGCCTCGGCGACCGTGGCCGAGGCCCGCGACGCGCTCGGTGGCACGATCGACGTCTACTGCGCCAACGCGGGCCTGGCTTCCGGAGGTTCGGAGGCGGCCGGCGAGGAGGTCTGGGCGCGCGCCTGGGACGTCAACGTCATGGCCCACGTCCGCGCCGCCGAGGCGCTGTTCCCCGCCTGGCTGGAGCGCGGCGGCGGCCGGTTCGTCTCCACCGTCTCCGCGGCCGGACTGCTCACCATGATCGGCGCCGCCCCCTACAGCGTCACCAAGCACGGTGCCTACGCCTTCGCCGAATGGCTGTCCCTGACGTACCGCCACCGCGGGGTGAAGGTGCACGCGATCTGCCCGCAGGGCGTGCGCACCGACATGCTCACCGACAGCGGCAGCGCGGGCGACCTGGTGCTCCGGCCGACCGCGATCGAGCTGGAGGGCGTGGCCGACGCCCTGTTCAAGGGCATGGAGGAGGACCGCTTCCTGATCCTGCCGCACCCCGAGGTCGCCGATTTCTACCAGGCCCGGGCCGCCCACCCCGACCGCTAG
- a CDS encoding IS3 family transposase has translation MSSAPAASTWHTAVVVDVVGGAQGTISGSADRGGYERLDVWAASEAFNSVLKVEYVHRYTFHTRTEARIRITTWITDFYNTRRLHSVCRFKSPIDYENEYWASLTMGLAV, from the coding sequence GTGTCATCCGCACCGGCAGCAAGCACGTGGCACACCGCAGTCGTTGTCGATGTCGTCGGTGGCGCCCAGGGCACCATCAGTGGCTCCGCCGACCGCGGTGGCTACGAACGACTCGACGTCTGGGCCGCCAGCGAGGCGTTCAACAGCGTCCTGAAGGTCGAGTACGTCCACCGGTACACGTTCCACACCCGCACCGAGGCCCGGATCAGGATCACCACCTGGATCACCGACTTCTACAACACCCGCCGACTACACAGCGTGTGCAGGTTCAAGAGCCCGATCGACTATGAGAACGAGTACTGGGCCAGCCTCACCATGGGGCTGGCTGTATAG
- a CDS encoding SDR family NAD(P)-dependent oxidoreductase, which translates to MELMGTAAIVTGGASGLGAATADALVKRGATVYVFDLKTSNDAVRGSSTLAGVEYVDVDVTDPDAVREAVARAAAGTEPLRVVVNCAGIAPSERILGKRGVHSLDAYAKVIGVNLVGSFNVMALAAEQIAKTSTDAHGQRGLIVNTASIAAYDGQIGQAAYSSSKGGIVGLTLPAARDLAQHGIRVMTIAPGVMLTPMMETVSEEYRAGLAAGVPFPSRLGDVGEYAMLVLSIVDNDYLNGEVIRIDGALRMAPR; encoded by the coding sequence ATGGAACTCATGGGGACTGCCGCGATCGTCACAGGTGGCGCGTCCGGCCTCGGCGCGGCGACCGCGGATGCCCTCGTCAAGAGGGGGGCGACGGTCTACGTGTTCGACCTCAAGACCTCCAACGACGCTGTCCGAGGCTCGAGCACGCTCGCCGGCGTCGAGTACGTCGATGTCGATGTCACCGACCCCGACGCCGTGCGGGAGGCGGTGGCCCGGGCCGCTGCCGGGACGGAACCGTTGCGTGTCGTCGTCAACTGTGCCGGAATCGCGCCCTCGGAGCGGATCCTCGGCAAGCGCGGCGTCCACAGCCTCGATGCCTACGCGAAGGTCATCGGCGTCAACCTCGTCGGAAGCTTCAACGTCATGGCGCTGGCTGCCGAACAGATCGCGAAGACATCCACCGATGCACACGGCCAGCGCGGCCTCATCGTCAACACCGCCTCGATCGCCGCCTACGACGGCCAGATCGGCCAGGCAGCCTACTCCTCCTCAAAGGGCGGCATCGTGGGTCTCACCCTGCCAGCCGCCCGTGACCTGGCGCAGCACGGCATTCGCGTCATGACGATCGCGCCCGGCGTCATGCTCACCCCGATGATGGAGACCGTGTCCGAGGAGTACCGCGCCGGCCTGGCCGCGGGCGTCCCGTTCCCGAGCCGACTCGGTGACGTCGGCGAATACGCCATGCTCGTCCTTTCGATCGTTGACAACGACTACCTCAACGGAGAGGTCATCCGCATCGACGGGGCGCTTCGCATGGCGCCGCGGTGA
- the npdG gene encoding NADPH-dependent F420 reductase: MSDVLRGKTIAVLGGTGPQGRGLARRFAASGLDVVLGSRSAERAAETAAGIPGNVAGLSNLDAASAGDIVIVAVPWDGHAELLKELAPALAGKVVVDCVNPLGFDKQGAYALHVEEGSAAQQAADILTDATVVGAFHNVSAVVLNDPELDSVDTDVLVLGDDREATDLVQELASVIPGVRGIYGGRLRNAHQVEALTANLISVNRRYKGHAGLRVTDV, translated from the coding sequence ATGAGCGATGTGCTGCGCGGCAAGACGATTGCGGTGCTTGGTGGCACCGGCCCTCAGGGCCGCGGCCTGGCTCGCCGTTTCGCCGCCTCCGGACTGGACGTCGTTCTCGGGTCGCGCTCGGCCGAGCGCGCCGCGGAGACCGCTGCCGGCATTCCCGGCAACGTCGCGGGGCTGTCGAACCTCGACGCCGCCTCGGCTGGTGACATCGTCATTGTCGCGGTCCCGTGGGACGGGCACGCCGAGTTGCTCAAGGAGCTCGCACCTGCGTTGGCCGGCAAGGTCGTGGTCGACTGTGTCAACCCTCTCGGGTTCGACAAGCAGGGCGCGTACGCCCTCCACGTCGAAGAAGGCTCGGCGGCCCAGCAGGCGGCCGACATCCTGACCGACGCGACCGTCGTCGGTGCGTTCCACAACGTCTCCGCAGTCGTGCTGAACGACCCGGAGCTCGACTCGGTCGACACCGACGTCCTCGTCCTCGGCGACGACCGCGAGGCCACCGACCTTGTCCAGGAGCTGGCCTCGGTGATTCCGGGTGTGCGCGGCATCTACGGCGGCCGGCTCCGCAACGCGCATCAGGTCGAGGCGCTCACCGCGAACCTCATCTCGGTCAACCGCCGCTACAAGGGCCATGCGGGTCTGCGGGTCACCGATGTCTGA
- a CDS encoding VOC family protein, producing the protein MKIGHVIVPAADLEAQLRFYNSLGLTTKFCDGDRYAAITDGAVTIGLADESQQPVAGRTVVSIEVDDLDTWVARLRATGATVDEPVVGPHERRTVVTDPSGNPVVIYERTA; encoded by the coding sequence ATGAAGATCGGTCACGTGATCGTTCCGGCCGCCGACCTGGAGGCCCAGCTCAGGTTCTACAACTCGCTCGGTCTGACGACGAAGTTCTGTGACGGCGACCGATACGCCGCCATCACCGACGGAGCGGTCACCATCGGGTTGGCGGACGAGTCGCAACAGCCCGTTGCGGGCCGGACGGTTGTCAGCATCGAGGTCGACGACCTGGACACGTGGGTCGCACGGCTGAGGGCGACCGGTGCGACCGTGGACGAGCCGGTGGTGGGACCGCACGAGCGTCGCACGGTGGTCACCGACCCGTCCGGCAACCCGGTCGTCATCTACGAGAGGACGGCGTGA
- a CDS encoding LLM class flavin-dependent oxidoreductase, producing the protein MKFGILLDHQYERGDDIARRTSELVEYVQHIRDLGYDSVFGIHHYLSSLSTPQPLPLLSRLIDHSGRMELGTGILILPLGHPVHWAEEIATIDQMSGGRFVLGIGAGYREDEFASFGIERRTRVSRMNEALEVMQRLWTGEKVTHHGKHFDLDGVRCSVLPVQEPGPPVWVGANGPIGIKRIANQGLPWLAPSNVRRNWAVGNLADYREQRRASGFGEEGAVFPIHRDLCVADSFDEAYAIAGDAVRRSYGEYVQYGMDYFESQWEGIKRKALFFGSPDDIAVKVQDFAEAGFNHFVFRAQWLGLPMERSMEIVERFASEVMPRFRT; encoded by the coding sequence GTGAAATTCGGCATCCTTCTCGACCACCAGTACGAGCGCGGGGACGACATCGCCCGGCGCACCAGCGAGCTCGTCGAGTACGTCCAGCACATCCGTGACCTCGGCTACGACTCGGTCTTCGGCATCCACCACTACCTGTCCTCACTCAGCACGCCGCAGCCGCTGCCGCTGCTGTCCCGGCTGATCGACCACTCCGGGCGGATGGAGCTCGGCACCGGGATCCTGATCCTGCCCCTGGGGCATCCGGTGCATTGGGCCGAGGAGATCGCGACCATCGACCAGATGTCCGGGGGCCGGTTCGTCCTCGGCATCGGGGCGGGCTACCGGGAGGACGAGTTCGCCTCGTTCGGAATCGAGCGGCGCACCCGCGTCTCCCGGATGAACGAGGCGCTGGAGGTCATGCAGCGGCTGTGGACCGGGGAGAAGGTCACCCACCACGGCAAACACTTCGACCTGGACGGCGTCCGCTGCAGCGTGCTCCCCGTGCAGGAGCCCGGCCCACCAGTGTGGGTGGGTGCCAACGGACCGATCGGCATCAAGCGGATCGCCAACCAGGGGTTGCCCTGGCTGGCGCCCTCGAACGTCCGGCGCAACTGGGCGGTCGGCAACCTCGCCGACTACCGGGAGCAGCGGAGGGCGAGCGGGTTCGGCGAGGAGGGCGCGGTGTTCCCGATCCACCGCGACCTCTGCGTCGCCGACTCCTTCGACGAGGCCTACGCGATCGCCGGGGATGCGGTCCGCCGTTCCTACGGCGAGTACGTCCAGTACGGCATGGACTACTTCGAGTCGCAGTGGGAGGGGATCAAGAGGAAGGCCCTCTTTTTCGGCTCGCCCGACGACATCGCGGTGAAGGTGCAGGACTTCGCCGAGGCCGGCTTCAACCACTTCGTGTTCCGTGCGCAGTGGCTGGGCCTGCCGATGGAGCGGTCGATGGAGATCGTCGAGCGGTTCGCCAGCGAAGTGATGCCGAGGTTCCGCACATGA
- a CDS encoding enoyl-CoA hydratase/isomerase family protein, whose protein sequence is MKKTEAELLENQWDVENMEVDPEVLAKYVRYDVDEERAVATITFDRPERLNAIPVAAFERVGDLVREAETDDRVKVIVFKGEGDHFGTGADASELGHYIGYKSGTDKASRRRPAQRQRILPDRNVLSSGFTRPIIESLKATICQVQGYCYGGHFQIALSADIVIASPDAKFTHPAFRYLGPAPQDMYHWIEKVGLTTMKDVMLTMRAIGAEEGERKGLVTKVVERDELGRWVDDYADAIAVMPLDSLMMGKSMMQVVMEARGKGLGAMTGWIGHGWATNVSFEEGDWNFLKERHGKGVAQALADRDRLVAPYFRLSDSRSREA, encoded by the coding sequence GTGAAGAAGACAGAAGCCGAGCTCCTGGAGAACCAGTGGGACGTCGAGAACATGGAGGTCGACCCCGAGGTCCTCGCCAAGTACGTCCGCTACGACGTAGATGAGGAGCGGGCCGTCGCGACGATCACCTTCGACCGTCCGGAGCGGCTCAACGCGATCCCGGTCGCCGCGTTCGAGCGGGTCGGTGACCTGGTCCGTGAGGCCGAGACCGACGACCGGGTCAAGGTCATCGTCTTCAAGGGCGAGGGCGATCACTTCGGCACCGGCGCGGACGCCTCCGAGCTGGGCCACTACATCGGGTACAAGTCCGGCACCGACAAGGCTTCGCGCCGCCGTCCGGCACAGCGCCAGCGGATCCTGCCCGACCGGAATGTGCTGAGCTCGGGCTTCACCCGTCCGATCATCGAGTCGCTGAAGGCGACCATCTGCCAGGTGCAGGGCTACTGCTACGGCGGCCACTTCCAGATCGCCCTCTCGGCCGACATCGTGATCGCCTCCCCGGATGCCAAGTTCACCCACCCAGCATTCCGCTACCTCGGCCCCGCTCCGCAGGACATGTACCACTGGATCGAGAAGGTGGGCCTCACGACCATGAAGGACGTCATGCTCACCATGCGCGCCATCGGCGCCGAGGAGGGTGAGCGCAAGGGCCTGGTCACCAAGGTCGTCGAGCGCGACGAGCTCGGGAGGTGGGTCGACGACTACGCGGACGCGATCGCGGTCATGCCGCTGGACTCGCTGATGATGGGCAAGTCGATGATGCAGGTCGTCATGGAGGCGCGTGGCAAGGGCCTCGGCGCGATGACCGGCTGGATCGGCCACGGCTGGGCCACCAACGTCTCCTTCGAGGAGGGCGACTGGAACTTCCTCAAGGAGCGCCACGGGAAGGGCGTCGCCCAGGCGCTCGCCGACCGCGACCGGTTGGTGGCGCCGTACTTCCGGCTCAGCGACAGCCGCTCGCGTGAGGCGTGA
- a CDS encoding LLM class flavin-dependent oxidoreductase produces the protein MKFGIMASHQYPHTDDLGKHLSDLFGTVELAAELGYDSVWTINHFQSNLATPQPISMMASLIPRSGNMTLGTGILLLPLFHPVHVAEEFASLDHLSGGRVVLGVGAGYRENEFAAFGIDPDTRFRRLDESLRLIRALWSGQTVYQEGEFYPLSGASIGVRPLTPGGPPIWVGAGGRKAVRRAARLGDAWYAPGNSPNPRFLPDQLAVYDDALVESGKDPATVERPVGVELYCAPTTEQAVEEALPHARTEYATYAEYPALRWQRDRFDDLVANTLLLGSPEFLIERISALRDLGFNHIIFRPGWLGMPTEKVRASLRLFASEVFPAFR, from the coding sequence ATGAAGTTCGGAATCATGGCGTCGCACCAGTACCCGCACACCGACGACCTCGGCAAGCACCTGAGCGACCTGTTCGGAACCGTCGAACTCGCCGCCGAGCTGGGCTACGACTCGGTGTGGACCATCAACCACTTCCAGTCGAACCTGGCCACGCCGCAGCCGATCTCCATGATGGCGAGCCTCATCCCCCGCTCGGGGAACATGACGCTCGGCACCGGAATCCTGCTGCTGCCGTTGTTTCACCCGGTGCACGTCGCCGAGGAGTTCGCGAGCCTGGACCACCTGTCCGGCGGCCGCGTCGTGCTCGGCGTCGGCGCCGGCTACCGGGAGAACGAGTTCGCCGCGTTCGGCATCGATCCGGACACCCGGTTCCGTCGCCTGGACGAGAGCCTGCGACTCATCCGGGCTCTGTGGTCGGGACAGACCGTCTACCAGGAAGGCGAGTTCTACCCGCTGTCGGGCGCCTCCATCGGCGTGCGGCCGCTCACCCCGGGCGGCCCGCCGATCTGGGTCGGTGCCGGCGGCAGGAAGGCCGTCCGCCGCGCGGCCCGGCTCGGCGACGCCTGGTACGCGCCGGGGAACTCGCCGAACCCGAGGTTCCTTCCCGACCAGCTCGCCGTGTACGACGACGCGCTCGTGGAGTCGGGCAAGGACCCGGCGACAGTGGAGCGACCGGTCGGCGTCGAGCTGTACTGCGCCCCGACCACCGAGCAGGCGGTCGAGGAGGCTCTCCCGCACGCGCGGACCGAGTACGCGACGTACGCGGAATACCCGGCGCTGCGCTGGCAGCGCGACCGTTTCGACGACCTCGTCGCGAACACCCTGCTACTCGGGTCACCGGAGTTCCTGATCGAGCGGATCTCCGCCCTGCGCGACCTGGGCTTCAACCACATCATCTTCCGACCGGGCTGGCTGGGCATGCCGACCGAGAAGGTGCGCGCCTCGCTTCGGCTCTTCGCCAGCGAGGTGTTCCCCGCATTCCGCTGA
- a CDS encoding class I adenylate-forming enzyme family protein, with product MTNANLAGIIESRCQDRAALPGLHGEHGRSWTFDQIDLLAGGVAQALRAEGIGAGDRVAFYLTNGPETVFFLFGAWKLGAVPVTVSSLYNASELAESVAKTHPRLLLVDGRRSDVVAEFRAGSDLPVRSITDAVPGVEPLAWKNETRVRAVEVAADSEACILFTGGTTGRPKAVSVTHGGTRGSLERLARVSTGTDKQGTAPPDAKPNLIALPLFHSGGQHSLLFAYFVGRAAVVWERFGIDRLADLMERFRFDNFFFLPTMVFDIVHAERHLPFAGVKSVLVAGQAISWQIRRGFEERYNVPILVNYGSTEAGHIAGWNGKDMKAGLWKPGSAGKVYPGVDLEIRDDDGNVLPPGSEGEIVVRSELTKGYVDDAEASAELVRDGWVHTGDMGYIDEDEVLWLAGRKRDMIKCGGFQVWPEEIEDELREHPLVHDVRVLGFPDDRLGEIPVALVVREHDDSVCDDRLSAAIVEFARDRLAHFKTPRRIQFVPALERSETGKISRVSVPAPDGGGST from the coding sequence ATGACGAACGCGAACCTCGCCGGCATCATCGAGAGCCGCTGCCAGGACCGTGCGGCGCTGCCCGGTCTGCACGGCGAGCACGGCCGCTCCTGGACGTTCGACCAGATCGACCTGCTCGCCGGTGGCGTCGCACAGGCGCTGCGTGCCGAGGGCATCGGTGCCGGAGACCGGGTCGCTTTCTACCTGACCAACGGCCCCGAGACCGTGTTCTTCCTGTTCGGCGCCTGGAAGCTCGGCGCCGTCCCGGTGACCGTCAGCAGCCTGTACAACGCCTCGGAGCTGGCCGAGTCGGTCGCGAAAACCCACCCGAGGCTGCTGCTGGTCGACGGTCGGCGCAGCGACGTCGTCGCGGAGTTCCGCGCCGGTTCCGACCTCCCGGTCCGCTCGATCACCGACGCGGTTCCCGGCGTCGAGCCGCTGGCGTGGAAGAACGAGACGAGGGTGCGTGCGGTCGAGGTGGCCGCCGACTCCGAAGCCTGCATCCTCTTCACCGGGGGGACCACCGGCCGCCCCAAGGCCGTCAGCGTCACCCACGGCGGCACCCGCGGGTCGCTGGAGCGGCTCGCCCGCGTGTCCACCGGCACCGACAAGCAGGGCACGGCTCCGCCAGACGCCAAGCCGAACCTCATCGCCCTGCCGCTGTTCCACAGCGGTGGCCAGCACTCGCTGCTCTTCGCCTACTTCGTAGGACGCGCCGCAGTCGTGTGGGAGCGGTTCGGCATCGACCGCCTGGCCGATCTGATGGAGCGCTTCCGGTTCGACAACTTCTTCTTCCTGCCGACGATGGTCTTCGACATCGTGCACGCCGAACGTCACCTGCCGTTCGCCGGGGTCAAGTCGGTCCTGGTGGCCGGCCAGGCCATCTCGTGGCAGATCCGACGTGGGTTCGAAGAGCGCTACAACGTGCCGATCCTGGTCAACTACGGCTCCACCGAGGCCGGGCACATCGCCGGCTGGAACGGCAAGGACATGAAGGCCGGCCTGTGGAAGCCGGGCTCGGCGGGCAAGGTCTACCCGGGGGTCGATCTCGAGATCCGCGACGACGACGGAAACGTGCTCCCCCCCGGGTCCGAGGGCGAAATTGTCGTCCGTTCCGAGCTCACCAAGGGCTATGTCGACGACGCCGAGGCTTCCGCGGAGCTCGTCCGCGACGGCTGGGTGCACACCGGCGACATGGGCTACATCGACGAGGACGAGGTCCTGTGGCTTGCCGGCCGCAAGCGCGACATGATCAAGTGCGGCGGTTTCCAGGTCTGGCCCGAGGAGATCGAGGACGAACTGCGCGAGCACCCCCTGGTGCACGATGTCCGCGTCCTCGGCTTTCCTGACGACCGCCTCGGCGAGATCCCGGTGGCGCTGGTCGTGCGCGAGCACGACGACTCGGTCTGCGACGACCGGTTGTCCGCGGCGATCGTCGAGTTCGCCCGTGACCGGCTCGCGCACTTCAAGACGCCACGGAGGATCCAGTTCGTGCCCGCACTCGAGCGCAGCGAGACCGGCAAGATCAGCCGTGTCTCTGTGCCGGCCCCCGACGGAGGTGGGAGCACATGA
- a CDS encoding LLM class flavin-dependent oxidoreductase, with product MKISCFLSAQFDPAASAVEGIDNVVTQAATAEAAGFHAVYLGHHYLAQSAFVQPIPLAGYLASATSRVRIGFGVLLAPLLNPVALAEELVSLDVLSRGRLTVGMGAGYRRRETAAFGVEWGDRLRRLREYVPILRSLWNGEAIDIAGSWGEAPRASLALRPVQPGGPPLWIGAFAEPAVRRAARLDTPWLIGPKGNDAELARLLGIYRDELAERGFSPEREYPMTREAFIADTHHAAVAGVRPHMERQYSGYKSWDDAQSLDLDRYLAEDCLVGTADEIVEKLQRWESELGITEVSLRLQFVGAGQDEAMEQIARFGTEVIPRVDSRAVSEVGR from the coding sequence GTGAAGATCAGCTGCTTCCTGAGCGCGCAGTTCGACCCGGCGGCGTCGGCCGTCGAGGGGATCGACAACGTGGTGACGCAGGCGGCCACCGCGGAGGCCGCCGGTTTCCACGCGGTCTACCTCGGCCACCACTACCTGGCGCAGTCGGCGTTCGTCCAGCCGATCCCGCTCGCCGGCTACCTCGCGTCGGCCACCTCGCGGGTGCGGATCGGGTTCGGTGTCCTTCTGGCGCCGTTGCTGAACCCGGTGGCCCTGGCCGAGGAGCTCGTCTCGCTCGACGTGCTGTCCCGCGGCCGGCTCACCGTCGGCATGGGCGCCGGATACCGCAGGCGTGAGACCGCCGCCTTCGGCGTCGAGTGGGGCGACCGCCTGCGGCGCCTGCGCGAGTACGTGCCGATCCTGCGGTCGCTGTGGAACGGCGAGGCGATCGACATCGCCGGCAGCTGGGGCGAGGCTCCCCGTGCCTCCCTGGCTCTGCGCCCGGTCCAGCCCGGCGGCCCCCCGCTGTGGATCGGGGCCTTCGCCGAGCCGGCCGTCCGCCGTGCCGCACGCCTGGACACCCCTTGGCTCATCGGTCCGAAGGGGAACGACGCGGAGCTCGCCCGTCTGCTCGGCATCTACCGCGACGAGCTGGCCGAGCGGGGATTCTCGCCGGAACGGGAGTACCCGATGACCCGGGAGGCGTTCATCGCCGACACCCACCACGCCGCTGTCGCCGGGGTCCGCCCGCACATGGAGCGCCAGTACTCGGGCTACAAGTCGTGGGACGACGCCCAGTCGTTGGACCTGGACCGGTACCTGGCCGAGGACTGCCTCGTCGGGACCGCCGACGAGATCGTCGAGAAGCTCCAGCGGTGGGAGTCCGAACTCGGCATCACCGAGGTCTCGCTGCGGCTCCAGTTCGTGGGAGCCGGACAGGACGAGGCGATGGAGCAGATCGCCCGGTTCGGCACCGAGGTCATCCCGCGCGTCGACTCGCGGGCCGTGAGCGAGGTGGGCCGATGA
- a CDS encoding LLM class flavin-dependent oxidoreductase, whose product MKFGIMNLFPVGDGESDHQVLRETLEEIELADELGFDSVWLAEHHFSKYGVLGSPVSFGMAVAERTKRITIGTAVLVLPLHNPLRLAEDIAALDVLSRGRVSIGVGRGYQALEFSGFGIPLEESKIRYQETLEVLRLALSQENFSYHGEIFHYDNVTTYPRPYTAGGPPILQGTVSPESFRSRGEIGEPIITSPNFTPLGIMQKNFSLYRAAMEENGFDISTYDLPFMQQVWCGESQEELRAAAQAALTYYKSVGKVIPGSEEAMEQERSYYEAVAKNIELLTLEQTLTHGGNFGSAQRVIETIEMLREQLGINHYISWLRIPSLDRKAALKSMEEFAEKVIPHFRTGDPSDGVAVKAVAE is encoded by the coding sequence GTGAAATTCGGAATCATGAACCTGTTCCCGGTGGGTGACGGGGAGTCTGACCATCAGGTGCTCCGCGAGACACTCGAAGAGATCGAGCTCGCGGACGAGCTCGGCTTCGACTCGGTCTGGCTGGCCGAGCACCACTTCTCCAAGTACGGCGTCCTCGGCAGCCCGGTGAGCTTCGGGATGGCCGTCGCCGAACGCACCAAGCGCATCACCATCGGCACCGCGGTGCTGGTCCTGCCACTGCACAACCCGCTCCGGCTGGCCGAAGACATCGCAGCGCTCGACGTGCTCTCCCGTGGCCGGGTCTCGATCGGCGTGGGCCGCGGCTACCAGGCCTTGGAATTCTCCGGCTTCGGCATCCCGCTGGAGGAGTCCAAGATCCGCTACCAGGAGACCCTGGAGGTGCTCCGGCTGGCGCTCTCCCAGGAGAACTTCTCGTACCACGGTGAGATCTTCCACTACGACAACGTCACCACCTATCCACGGCCGTACACCGCGGGTGGTCCGCCGATCCTGCAGGGAACCGTGTCGCCGGAGAGCTTCCGCAGCCGCGGGGAGATCGGCGAGCCGATCATCACCTCGCCGAACTTCACCCCGCTCGGCATCATGCAGAAGAACTTCTCCCTCTACCGGGCGGCCATGGAGGAGAACGGCTTCGACATCTCCACCTACGACCTGCCATTCATGCAGCAGGTCTGGTGCGGTGAGAGCCAGGAGGAGCTCCGTGCGGCCGCCCAGGCAGCCCTGACCTACTACAAGTCGGTCGGCAAGGTCATCCCGGGCTCGGAGGAGGCCATGGAGCAGGAGCGGTCCTACTACGAGGCGGTGGCGAAGAACATCGAGCTGCTGACTCTCGAGCAAACGCTGACGCACGGCGGCAACTTCGGCTCCGCGCAGCGCGTCATCGAGACCATCGAGATGCTGCGCGAGCAGCTCGGCATCAACCACTACATCAGCTGGCTGCGCATCCCGTCGCTGGACCGCAAGGCCGCCCTGAAGTCGATGGAGGAGTTCGCGGAGAAGGTCATCCCGCACTTCCGCACCGGTGACCCGTCGGACGGGGTCGCGGTCAAGGCGGTCGCCGAGTGA
- a CDS encoding acyl-CoA dehydrogenase has protein sequence MRAAFTHDQLDIEKTVRTLAQRESKRARDALAGPWSAPECDTTLLRDFGLLGVPESAGGIGSSLIDLLVAVEVLGEHLVPSRFPSHAAAVQLATALGPLPDDVLEGRRILTPAADAPGTPGWADRSGCAGPIRTLVRYADHADGIAALGTEGVWIADPAGITPRESFDPSVPLADVTLGEPESAAPVGAGAQRATLVVAAELCGVAQGAIGLAADYARTRQQFGRVIGSFQAVAFQLAEAATARKAAWDLALYAAWAVDNGRPDAGIQVHAAKAAAGKAAVFAAERCIQVHGGMGITVEADPHLYLRRALVLDALLGRGSWHRRRAGELRIAARRPTAQA, from the coding sequence CGCCGGACCGTGGAGCGCGCCGGAGTGCGACACCACGCTGCTGCGGGACTTCGGCCTCCTCGGCGTCCCCGAGTCGGCGGGCGGCATCGGCTCGAGCCTCATCGACCTGCTGGTGGCCGTCGAGGTGCTCGGCGAGCACCTCGTGCCGAGCCGCTTCCCGTCGCACGCCGCCGCAGTCCAGTTGGCGACCGCGCTCGGCCCTCTGCCCGACGACGTGCTTGAGGGCCGCCGGATCCTCACCCCCGCGGCCGACGCGCCCGGAACACCGGGATGGGCGGACCGCTCCGGCTGCGCAGGGCCCATCCGCACGCTGGTTCGGTATGCCGACCACGCCGACGGAATCGCGGCACTGGGTACCGAGGGCGTCTGGATCGCCGACCCGGCCGGCATCACCCCTCGCGAGTCGTTCGATCCGTCGGTGCCGCTGGCGGACGTGACCCTGGGCGAGCCGGAGAGCGCCGCGCCGGTGGGTGCGGGCGCCCAGCGCGCCACGCTGGTCGTCGCCGCCGAACTCTGCGGTGTCGCCCAAGGCGCCATAGGCCTCGCCGCCGATTACGCCAGGACGCGGCAGCAGTTCGGCCGCGTCATCGGTTCGTTCCAGGCGGTCGCGTTCCAGCTCGCCGAGGCGGCAACGGCCCGGAAGGCGGCCTGGGATCTGGCGCTGTACGCCGCGTGGGCCGTCGACAACGGCCGCCCGGACGCCGGGATCCAGGTGCACGCCGCCAAGGCGGCCGCCGGGAAGGCCGCCGTCTTCGCCGCGGAGCGCTGCATCCAGGTCCACGGCGGCATGGGCATCACCGTGGAGGCGGACCCGCACCTGTACCTGCGGCGCGCCCTGGTCCTGGACGCGTTGCTGGGCCGTGGTTCGTGGCACCGCCGCCGTGCCGGAGAACTGCGCATCGCCGCCCGGAGGCCGACGGCTCAGGCCTGA